A single window of Nicotiana sylvestris chromosome 5, ASM39365v2, whole genome shotgun sequence DNA harbors:
- the LOC104221737 gene encoding trihelix transcription factor DF1: MELLTDGDGHRSNDVTTFPDNNLTPFPVSTNAVYSHPASVVPPPPEIDHLPVSPARKLRPVRCGNGRSYVDMVDSSCDMDETLMNCSSDLGGFFSQFSAQNVNTVIPRECGFEFSTVQQMKSVFDADCFNLISQARILEAEFSSSSDDSESSEAIEERLNRKRKRETRKSLKLYLEDMVKRLMDKQEQMHKQLIDMIEKKEHERIIREEGWKQQEIERAKRDEEVRAEETSRNLALISFLENLLGDEFQIPKSSEMSSRVKDEGEVHGQEADVRSDPCNRRWPKSEVQDLVSIRIALDHKFLKGAKGSVWEEVADGLAKKGYIRTPKKCKEKWENINKYYKRTIDSGKACLRNYRSCPYFRELDILYKSHLLSQGTGDCVKSEAESKKAEE; the protein is encoded by the exons ATGGAACTCCTTACTGACGGCGACGGTCACCGATCAAACGATGTTACTACTTTCCCTGACAACAACCTTACTCCTTTTCCAGTATCCACTAACGCCGTTTATTCTCATCCAGCCTCCGTTGTTCCTCCTCCACCGGAAATCGACCACCTTCCAGTTTCCCCTGCCCGTAAGCTCCGTCCGGTACGGTGTGGAAACGGCCGTAGCTATGTCGATATGGTGGACTCCAGCTGTGACATGGACGAAACTCTGATGAACTGCAGCAGTGATTTAGGAGGGTTTTTTAGTCAGTTCTCTGCTCAAAATGTAAATACAGTCATACCGAGGGAGTGCGGCTTTGAATTCTCGACAGTTCAGCAAATGAAGTCGGTGTTTGATGCTGATTGCTTCAACTTGATCTCCCAAGCTCGTATTTTGGAGGCAGAATTTag CTCATCTTCAGATGACAGCGAATCATCAGAGGCAATTGAAGAACGATTaaataggaagaggaagagggAAACACGGAAGAGTCTTAAATTATATCTTGAAGATATGGTAAAGAGGCTGATGGACAAGCAAGAGCAGATGCACAAACAATTAATAGATATGATAGAGAAGAAGGAACATGAGAGAATCATACGGGAAGAAGGTTGGAAGCAGCAAGAGATAGAAAGGGCAAAGCGGGATGAGGAGGTTAGAGCTGAAGAGACATCTAGAAACTTGGCCCTTATTTCTTTCCTCGAGAATCTGTTGGGTGATGAGTTCCAGATTCCAAAATCATCAGAAATGTCAAGCCGAGTTAAAGATGAAGGTGAAGTTCATGGTCAAGAAGCTGATGTTAGATCTGATCCCTGTAATAGGAGATGGCCAAAATCTGAAGTGCAAGACCTTGTATCAATTCGAATTGCTTTAGATCACAAGTTTCTTAAAGGGGCTAAAGGATCTGTGTGGGAAGAAGTAGCCGATGGATTGGCAAAGAAGGGTTACATCCGGACTCCAAAAAAGTGTAAAGAAAAATGGGAGAACATTAACAAGTACTATAAAAGGACAATAGACAGTGGAAAGGCATGTCTAAGAAACTACAGATCATGCCCCTATTTCCGCGAATTGGACATACTTTATAAGAGCCACCTACTTTCCCAAGGTACGGGAGATTGTGTGAAGAGTGAAGCAGAAAGCAAGAAGGCGGAAGAGTAA
- the LOC104221738 gene encoding uncharacterized protein isoform X1 has product MKQYTNVIDRPLSKGKQEVSLSGFAFLFSELVQYNQTQVDNITQLETRLEDAGYAVGARILELLCHREKGNRRETRLLGILSFVHSTVWKVLFGKVADSLEKGTEHEDEYMISEKELLVNRFISIPKDMGAFNCGAFVAGIVRGVLENAGFQAVVTAHFVPVEGQQRPRTTILIKFAEEVLRREARLG; this is encoded by the exons ATGAAGCAGTACACAAACGTCATCGACAGACCCCTCAGCAAGGGCAAGCAAGAG GTGAGTTTGAGTGGTTTTGCATTCTTGTTTTCTGAGCTTGTTCAGTACAATCAGACCCAAGTTGACAATATTACTCAATTGGAGACTAG GTTAGAGGACGCTGGTTATGCTGTTGGAGCACGGATTCTAGAACTCCTCTGCCACAGGGAAAAG GGAAACAGAAGAGAGACACGGCTTCTTGGTATTTTATCATTTGTGCATAGTACAGTATGGAAAGTTTTGTTTGGGAAG GTTGCAGACTCACTTGAGAAAGGCACCGAACATGAAGATGAATATATGATTAGCGAGAAGGAGCTCCTTGTCAATAG ATTTATTTCTATTCCAAAAGATATGGGTGCTTTCAATTGTGGAGCTTTTGTTGCTGGAATTGTAAGG GGTGTGCTGGAAAATGCAGGTTTCCAAGCTGTGGTGACAGCACATTTTGTTCCTGTAGAGGGGCAGCAGCGACCACGGACAACCATTTTGATAAAGTTTGCTGAAGAG GTACTAAGGAGGGAAGCAAGGCTAGGTTAA
- the LOC104221738 gene encoding uncharacterized protein isoform X2, whose protein sequence is MKQYTNVIDRPLSKGKQEYNQTQVDNITQLETRLEDAGYAVGARILELLCHREKGNRRETRLLGILSFVHSTVWKVLFGKVADSLEKGTEHEDEYMISEKELLVNRFISIPKDMGAFNCGAFVAGIVRGVLENAGFQAVVTAHFVPVEGQQRPRTTILIKFAEEVLRREARLG, encoded by the exons ATGAAGCAGTACACAAACGTCATCGACAGACCCCTCAGCAAGGGCAAGCAAGAG TACAATCAGACCCAAGTTGACAATATTACTCAATTGGAGACTAG GTTAGAGGACGCTGGTTATGCTGTTGGAGCACGGATTCTAGAACTCCTCTGCCACAGGGAAAAG GGAAACAGAAGAGAGACACGGCTTCTTGGTATTTTATCATTTGTGCATAGTACAGTATGGAAAGTTTTGTTTGGGAAG GTTGCAGACTCACTTGAGAAAGGCACCGAACATGAAGATGAATATATGATTAGCGAGAAGGAGCTCCTTGTCAATAG ATTTATTTCTATTCCAAAAGATATGGGTGCTTTCAATTGTGGAGCTTTTGTTGCTGGAATTGTAAGG GGTGTGCTGGAAAATGCAGGTTTCCAAGCTGTGGTGACAGCACATTTTGTTCCTGTAGAGGGGCAGCAGCGACCACGGACAACCATTTTGATAAAGTTTGCTGAAGAG GTACTAAGGAGGGAAGCAAGGCTAGGTTAA